The DNA region GAGGAGACCGCTGGCGTGCAGGCCGAGGAGTCCGGCGGTGCCGGCGGCGGCCTGGAGGAACTGGCGACGGTTGGGCATGGGGGTCCTTACGGTTCAGGGAGTGGGGGAACACCTCCTGCGATGATAGGGTCGGCGGTGACGGCCCGCCATGCCGGCCGCGGGCGATGCAACCCTTCCCGGACCATATCGGTATATAATGCCCCGATCATCGGTCTTCGTCGTCCGGATCCGTCCCCAACCATGGAGAGCCCCATGCGCCGTTCCGCCCTGGCCGCCCTGCTGGCCCTGTTCGTCGGCACCCCCTGCCTGGCCGAGGTCACCGACGTCTCGCCGGCCGGATTCACCAGCCGCACCGTCCACGCCATCGCCGCCGGACCGGAGCGGGTCTGGGGCGCGTTCGGCGAGATCGACAAATGGTGGAACGGCGACCACTCCTGGTCGTCCGACGCCGCGAACCTCTATCTCGACCCCGTGGCCGGCGAGGAGTTCGGCGAGCGCCTGCCCGGCGGCGGCAGCGTGACCCACATGGAGGTGATCTATGCCGAACCGGGCAAGCGTCTGCGGCTGCGCGGTTCGCTCGGGCCCCTGCAGGAGATGGCCGTCACCGGTGTGCTGTCCGTGACCCTGAAGCCCACCGACGAGGGCACCGAACTGACCGCCGTCTACGCCGTC from bacterium includes:
- a CDS encoding SRPBCC domain-containing protein, which produces MRRSALAALLALFVGTPCLAEVTDVSPAGFTSRTVHAIAAGPERVWGAFGEIDKWWNGDHSWSSDAANLYLDPVAGEEFGERLPGGGSVTHMEVIYAEPGKRLRLRGSLGPLQEMAVTGVLSVTLKPTDEGTELTAVYAVGGYAPGGLEAIAPAVDRVVNEQFTRLGEYLAP